In Bos taurus isolate L1 Dominette 01449 registration number 42190680 breed Hereford chromosome 10, ARS-UCD2.0, whole genome shotgun sequence, the genomic window TCCTCCAGAACTAGTCCCACGAATCTCTTCCAGACTCATCACTCAttaaggggaaggaggagggggcaaGAAGGATCATAGCATAGCTCAGAGGCTGACCTCAGCTCAACATTTGTGGCCCAAGTAAAAGCCAACAAAATAGGTGACTCAAAAGGTGCCAGGGTCCTGTGTTGCAAGAGGCTTGGGCTGTTGTAGTACAGacgtgtgtgcgtgtatgtggtATGTAAACATTTGTGCTTCTATGTTCAACAACCAGAGTAGCCTGGCATTTGGTCTGTATGTTACATATTATATTCTGAGTTGtgggtcagaaaaaaaaatgaatataccgCATTCGCACTGGGTCCATTCTGGAATTGCCCATTATGACTTATGGACCAGCCCCATGCAAGACAATGCCAGCCTTGGCACCAGAGCACCTCAGAAGCCCAGAAGCTCCATCCTGTGGTAGCACACTTGTTGGCAGATGACAAATTGACTCAAACCACCAAGCCAGCTTCCACTCCTAGTGGGAAGAGGCAGGAACAAGCAGCTTGGATCAGGGAAGGTTTCCATTCATTTGTGGCTTGGAGGCACAGGTCTTAGGATCCCCTGCATCGCCCAGAAGCACCCACCCACTAACCCAGTCCTCCCAGCTTTGGGTGCACCGATCTCCAAGCTTCCCCCACTCCGACCCCACCACACATGCTGCCTTTATGCCAGACATCACACAGGGACAAAAGTCTCTAGGGACTGACTGAGTACTATGGCCTGACGCATGGCAGGCACGCTACACAAATAACTAACATGATTGAAACTGGCCCAAGTAGAAATGAGTTCATACATGATTGTGAGTCTGGGGGTGGATCTCGAGAGGTCACATGTAAGGGTATATGGTTCAGGGATACATAATGTTCTCATGTCTCTGTCTACATACCGGATGGATAAACCCACTGCATTCACTCAACACCCATGCCTGGCACCTACTCAGTGCCCAGCTCCATACGGAGTCCCAAGCTAAGCTAGAGGGAGCAGTTTATCCCTTTCATCTCTTAAGGGGCTATGTGTGTACATCCctgggaggaagaaggagagatTGAGGTTTAGATTACAGTAAACTAAACTTTACCCTTTGACTCATAGGTGTTCCTTTTGTCATTCCCTGTGCCTGCTCCAAAAAGATGGAGCCACGTAAGTACTATGGTGGGAGGCCGTAGCGTGGAAGAAGGAataagaaggaagggagggtCATGAAGTCAGGGGCAATCAGTCAGTCACATCTACTgcaagccgtgtgtgtgtgtggtggtaggGTTCCAAAATGAAAACAAGCCCTATGTTTTTAATACACTCTACAGTTTAAGACACATGCCTACACATCCTTCATGTCACTAGGTCTTCAACTTCAGGAATGAAACAAACAGGGGCTCCCTCCATTGTACATGTGAGCTCCAGGGAAGTTATCGGTCTTTCTCAGGGTGAGGCCCTGGAGGTGTGGCAGGATCTGGGGCTCAGAACTCACCTCTCAGCAGCTATGACATTGGCTCCCCTCAAAAGGAACAAAAGACCATGATGGCCCTCAATATAAATCTCATCAAGTAGgtgattcccaccaacagagcacTACAAAATACTCAGGACCAGTCAGATAGGTTATGGCAAGAATGAGCCCACTGGACCCGAAGCTGGGCAGGCAAGGCAGGCAGGATGGTCCAACCCAAGCGAACTTCCTCCAGGAATGTAACACAGAGTGAAGCAAGAAAGATTTCCAAGTGGCAGGAGACAAGAGCAAAGTCTGAGAGCTGGAACCAGAAGGTTATAATCAGGAGCAAAGAAACAGCTGAGGATCTGAGCAGAGATCAGCCTGAGAAAAGTGGAATCTGGggggagggagcagaggaggaggcTATGTGGGGCCCACCTGAAGATGTAAATAAAAGAACCAGGGCTCCTCCTTTAGCGTCATGGAGTTTGACATAGGTTGGGAGGGTACACTTTGTACAGTTTCTGTgttgcagaaattaacacaacattgtaaaacaattatactccaataataaaattaaattattttttttaaaaaaaggttgagggacttccctgatgggccaggtggctaagactgtgctcccagtgcaggaagtcaaggtttgatccctgttcagagaactagatcccacatgccacaactcagagtccacacactgcaactatGACCTAATGCagacagataaaaaaaaatttaaaaaacaaaggtcaAGGAGGCAGACAACTGACAGAGTGAGGACTAGAACCCACACTTTCTaaccagccccaccccacccaggagAACTCAGCCAACTCTTAAGCAAACAGGGACACACCACTGAGCTttgcatttacacacacacacacacacacacatgtatgtatgtattgagtgaatgaatgaacgaaggAATGATGGTCAAGCAACTGGTCAAGTCTGAGGAGCCTTGTTGGCGGAGGGCGGTGGAAGGTGGGCACACAATCAGCACCAGGAAGAAGACAGGATTCTCACTGCAGAACCAAATAACCaaagctctttgttttttttctccttcctctcccacagGCCCACAGGTAGGAAAGTTTCCCAGCCatctcccttttccctccctgcTGTCAGTCCCCTTCCTAGACAGTCTGGCGGCCATGGCCACGGACATCCCCCAAATGTAGAGTAGGGAGGCCTCAGCCCcatgggttggggtggggtggggaggggaagagcaTCACAATACAAGTCCAACCCCTGCTGGCGGCAGCCTTCTCCACTCCTccccagttttcccatctgtccctcttcttttctcacatCCCCTCCCTGCCTCAGCAGCTCATTCTCTCTCCTGCTGCTTCCCCTCCTGTTCCATGCTTCTCTGCTTTCCTGGCTACCCACAGCCCTCTCAGATGGCTGGCTTGCTCCCAAATCCCAACCACACTGCAGGGCCCCCATGACCTGCCtctgcctgccctcctccctgcttcccctcccccagccccccaccactAGCAGACCCAACTCCTAGGCCTGGAATGCCCCCACCACAAAAGAGTCATAGAAGAGGCAAGCAGGGTGGGAAGTGGCAATTTCCAGGCGTCACTGAGCCTGGATGGGGCAGCAGCTGCCTTGATATTGTCACAGAAAAGACTCCTAACCCTGGAGCCTGCCTCTTTCCCAGAGGTTATAGGCCATTATCAGGCCCTAGGAAGCAGAAGCAGACTGGGGAGTTATCCAACccctagggacttcccaggtggcgctagtggtaaagaatctgcctgcccatgcaggagacttaagagacatggtttgatccccgggtcaggaagatcccctggaggagggcatggcaacccactccagtattcttggcaaaAGAAGAGtcaggtcgcagagtcagatacacctGAAGCGacttatgcacacacacagagtaggGCCATAACCCTCCACTGCCTGCTCCCTTGGGGGGGCCCCAGGCCCCCAGTGCCCAGCACCAGAAGAAAAATTGTCTCCTCTCTCCCCTGGGCCTGTGCCAAGAGGCAAAGAaactcctctggccttggggccTCAAGAGTGGTTCCAGCCAAGACAGAAGGTTAAACCACCCATTCCAGGACTCTTCTGTCTCAAGCAATAAAACCTTGATTTTACTCTCTGTTCTTCCTGATTTCATGAGTCTGGCACCTGCTCAGGGACAGGTATGGGCTCACATGTACTTCCGTTGACATGTACACACATCGCCAGGCACATGCACCCATAGGCATGTACCTGTGTACACAGAAGGCCTTTATAGGCTCATGTATATAGACATAACTATTTTTATGTAGAGGCAGTACAGATCTTTACCTGCACACATGTACTACCTACATAGAGAACAAGCACATCCTTACCTTTGTCTCCTCCCACCCTTCAGCTGACTCCTCCTTCCCCTTGGCTCCTGCATGTCTCCTCACTGTACCTCCTGTCTCTTCCATGCCCCTGGTTCTCACTGAGTTCCTCTGTAGCCTCCCCCAGCCCTACCTTCATTTCTAAGTAGTCAACATGGCAAAACCTCTAATCACTCTTCATGGGTTCTTGAGTGAAGGAAGGGAGAAGATGAGATACTTCAGCTTCTTAGTCACAGTTAAataaactgaggtccagaggatGGGAGTCATAGCTCAAGGAATAGAAACCAGTTGATCTGGTTTCCTCCCATTGTGTCTGCTCTGTGCTCTGGTTTCATCAAGGCAAAAGGCCTAAAACTAGGAGCAGTCACTTGCTATTTCTGCCTCCCAGACCTCTACCATGAGCCCCTACTAGTACCCAGGAATCCTGAGTCCTCTAGAGGAGGAGCAGCAGAGAGacaaggggaagggagaggaggagttGATCTCAGGTAAGACTGGCACTGACCTCTGACTCTAATATTGTTCATCTGATTTTCCACAGGGGCACAGCCATGGCCATGGGCACCCCCCTGGCCCTGGGCACAGCCACGGAGGCAGCACCCCCCTGGCCCTGGGCACCACCCTGGCCCTGGGCACCCCCCTGGCCCTGGGCACCCTCACCCTCCATGTCCCCACCCTGGATCAGGGCACTGTCCTGGAGGGGGCCACCCACCTGGGCCCCCTGGGCATCCCCCCGGCCCACATCACTGAGGAAGCAGAAGAAACAAGACCCAAGAATGGGGAGCATGATCTAGCATGGGGCCTGAACCAGAATCTTCTGTTCCTAATAAACAGCCTCCTAGAGGCCATATTCTATTCTTAAAAGAGCCAATCTTCCTTCACATCCAACCTGACACTCAGGGAGCCCAGTGGTCTCTGAATTTCCTAGTTATGAAAATTGGTACCCAGTCAGGCATACTCAGTAGTTTGGTTCAGTGGTGTCCACAGCACATGGTTGAATAAGGTCACCCCTCCTTTGTTTTCACTTCTGCCCCATCCCCCATTAAAGGGTCTCAAGGATGGTCTCATCACCTCTACCACATCACATACACTCAGACACAGTGGGCTGTGCATGCCTCCTTCTAGAAGGATCCACAGACACCTTCAGTGGATCCTGAACTAACTATGCCCTGAAAATATATAGAACTTTCCAGACTCCTTAACTTTGCACAGTTTCTCCATCACTACCACCTCCACCTCAGCCCCGGTCAGGAATGCCTTCCTTCCAAGCCAACCAAAGCTCTACCATCAACATGAAGCCTTCCCTAAGGCCTTTAGGATGAGTGAGGTCCTTTCTGTCTTTGCACATTGCTCCTTTCTCTGTAGCTTATATCGACCATTGCATGGGCCCAACCACACCCTACCCAGTTGGCATCAACTAATGGGACAGCTTTTATCTCTCCAACCAAATTAAGCTACTCACCACTTCTACACCTCTAGACTCTCCCACCCTCATCCCCTACTGGTCTACATCTTGCATAGAGTGGCATTTGCACACAGTTTAGGGATACCCATAGTCCAGACACTACTGGGTTCTGACTCTTCCCAGCCCTATTCTTCGGCCAAGGCATCTCCCAAACATACAGACAGCCTACTTGCTGTAAAACCCCTTCTACCCAGTCAAATTCCACATTTGGGGGCCTCTCCACTTCCCAATTCCTAGGCTTCTCATAGGGACCCTACCTATTCTAGTGCTACCACAGCTCTCCAACCATGCCTCTCTACCTCCCAACACATTGCCCCTCTCTTACAGCCATTCCTTGATGGGGGAGACAGCAAGAACTCGGAAGTGAGTGGCTAATGATTACATTTCCAGGTTGAAGTGGGGTAGTTATAAGAAAAGGAGCTGGGGATTCTCTGAGTCGCTTCTCTCTCTTCCGGGTCATACTCGCACTTGAATAACAGAATCGAGGCTCCACATTTGAGGGGCACAGACCCAGGTCCAGACCAACTTGAAGAAAGACCCAACTTGAACAGGTGCCTAGCCTCACTGGGAAGTGGTGGGGGTCCGCTGAGGGAAGCTCAGAGAAATTTGGGAGTAAACGTAGCCCAAATTGTCAACCCCTCAGCATTCTGAGCAGTAAAGTGCCGGCATGGAACTGCTTGCTCTTCTGGGCTTGAAGAATCAGTTACAAGTTATGAGGCTCTCGACACGGAGCCCGGGGTCGGTTTTCCTGGTCCCTCACGGAAGACCGATCCCCCGCAGAAACGCCGGTGTGCGAGCTACAGCCAGATGGCCAGACTCCTAACAGCAGCTGTCAGACATGTCTTGGGTAGAGGGGCCCACAACAACGTTCGGGGGATATTTTAAAGACAGGGAGCCCCCAGCTCCTACAGCGCCGCGGCGGGAAGTCTCTGTCCCCGCCCCCCAGTGACGCGCCCATTGGCCAAGCTCTTCCTCGGCCCCGCCCAGCGACCGGCCCGCTTGGCGTCGACGCATGCGCAGAaacccgccgccgccgccgccgccgccgccgcttcaGCACCGGCGCCCGGACAGCGGCGCCGCCCACGGGCATGGACGGtggtggcggcagcagcagcagcagcgatccGGTTCCCGGCCCGGGTCCGGAAGGGGAGCAGCGGCCCGAGGGGGAGCTTTTGGCCCCAGAAGGCAGCTCCCCGGACAGGTAGGGGCGGACTGTTCCGCAGACCCAGCTCTCTCTCAGTCCTTCCCAGAACCCGCGCCCCAGATATTCCCAGTAGCCGCCATATGTCGCCCCATTCATTCCCCAGACCCTCCCAGAGCCCGTTCTGGCGCCTCCAGACTCCTGGCCCCCTGGCCACGCCCTCTCTCTGCCGATTTTCATTCTCCCTGATACCCCCTAATATCAGCCCCCTTCGCCCTCGCTGCCCCCGGGACCTGCCCCACCCACTGTTTCTACCTTACCTCTAAGACCCCgagttccccccacccctccggCCTCCAGAACCCCTCCCTCTAGGCCCTGCCCCCACGTCTTCTCTGTAAGCCCCAAGCCTGCAGCAACCTCAGTCCGGGTTCTAGCATGTCAATGTGCTCAAGGGTGCGTGTGTGTTGTAGATGGACTCGCCAAGGTGTATGTCCTAGGGAGACGCCAGACACTTGGCCGCCAAACTAGGGTCTgtctttgtccatcaccatcagTCTCCAGTCTGCCGCCCCGCATGGCCAGCTGCGCACGTGTGGGCTGGAGTCCCCACGTGTGGCAGCCACCTGCACTCTTTGGATGTGATGGGTTGGCAGGCTCTGAGACTCAGGTCACGGTCAGTACCTTCCCTGAAGGAGCACCCGGCTGGCAAGACAGAAGGAACACCTTCCTGCTGAGGGCCCAGATCTTGGTgcctctcctctcccttcctccaccaTATGTGTGAGGGAACAGCCCAGCCAGGTAACAATATGGCGCAATTTCTGTGCCCTGCCTGTTCTGCCGCCCCCAGGATCCCTCACCTGACATGACGCTGCCTCTCTCTCCTGCCTGGACTGAAATAGGAAACATTCTTTGGGGGCAAAAGCAGAGGTGAACACATTATCTCCAGACTGCCCCAGTTAAATGTATAACCTGTACCTCAGAGTGAAGAAGAGATCCCACAAGCAGAGAGAAATGTTTCCTTCCCTCTACTGTCAAACCAGCCTGGATAGATTTAGCCACCTTTCAGACTGAAAGGCACAGAACTTTCTGCGATGGGATGAGAGACAGGATTAATGTGCTCCTTGGACCAGGGGACTGCCTGGCACTATGGCCTGACCAAAGAGCCAAGGATGGCCAAGGCAGAGATAGTGACAGGGCAGGGGCCAGGAGCATCCCTAGAAGGGGCTGGAGAGTCTTTTGCTGCCTCAGATATTTTGCCCAGGATCAGCCTTATCTTGGACTACTCACTTCCCCTGCACATAGGGCTCATACTTGAACACAGGAACTATTTGCTGTCTTCTAGTAACTCCCTGAGACCTCTggcccctctctgcccctccccagaGACCCTGGACAAATCAGGCAAAGGGACTCATTTCAGTCCAAGAAACAAAAATTCCTGCTGAACTAAGCAGCACCCTGGAGAATGAATAAGACAGCGCATGCATGCAGtcatgtgcgtgcatgtgtgcgcgtgtgcgcgcacacacacacacacacacacatttactaaTGTAAAGACAACAGGGCAACTTGAAACAGTTAATTCTTTGCatctttaaaattactttttattttcctagtgGCATGAACTGGAACTCCCTCATCTGTCCTGACCATTCTGCCTGATCACATGGATGTTCATATAGCTATATGTCTGTGGCCTTGGGGCATGGTTAATACTCCTGTATATTTGCCCGTTATGGGGCTCCCAAGTGAGGGTCTGGGGCACTATTAGCCAGGCCCTGACTTCTATGGCCATGAGTCAGACCTGTGTCTTCCCTTTTCATTGACCTTCCTACCTGCCCCAGTCACTTGGCCAACAGGCCAATGTGCCCAGGCAAGCAGCCCAGGAAACTGCTCATCCCAGGCAGAGCCATGGAACTGAGGGTGAGAATGAAAGCCCCCAGGGGAAGCAAGGCAGACAGCTGATCCTAGGTTCCTGGAGAGGGATAAAAGGGATGGGGCTGGGCTAGGGAGATCCCAGTAGAAGCAAACCAATGGTGGAGACTTAATTTCCCCTTGAACAGGAGCCTGCTAAGCAAGGGGGGCGCTGATGAGATTTGGTAGGCTGGTTAAGGAGGACTGAGTTTCATTTCTCAGCCACTACCCCCTGGAGTGCTGGCTTCCCTTCATGAAAAAGAAACTGACACTCCAAGTGGGGACTTGACTCCTAAGACAAGCCCAAAGCTCAGTGATGCTTTAAGATCATGGGCAGCTGAAATAGGCACCCTGGCTGCCCCACCCTCCTGACTCTGGAAAGCAGGCCCTACTCTAAAGAGTGAGACCAAGACTAAAATGGGTCACCTTgtgcctccctggtggtccagtggttaggactccacctttcaaggcaggggacatgggttcaatccctgatctgggaactaaggaTCCACACCCCACAGGGTGCAACcaaaaatgtatacaaaataaaatgggtCACCTTCATGCCTTCAGGGTCCAACCCAGACCAAGCACAGTGCCCAGCATGTGGCAAGTGCTCAGAAAAGACCTGCagaataaaaatcttaaagaaatagaTATCCCCACTTATACATATGAAACCCAGGTCATTTTTCCAGCTTCCCTTTGGCCCATGGGGATGGATGTACAAGGGATTTATCTGCCAGGACACTGGTTGCTATATCATTAACTTTATGGGGTCATCTGAGGTCTTGCTTGAAAACAACTTCAGTCAAATTCCTATTTTTCTAAATGTAgagttagtaaaaaaaaaaaaaagaagaagaagaagaagaagtagtGGTTTAAATCATGAGATAAATTCTAATGCAGCTGTTgataacaaaaagaaaagtactgagacttccctgatggtccagtgattaaggctCCATGCCCCTGATGTAGGGGgactggattctatccctggtcagggaactagatcccacatgctgcagctaagacccagcacaaccagaaacaaataaatatttaaaaaagaaaagtaattataattatatatgtagaGAGATTCTTAAGGCGTGAGAAGTTCTCAAATGGAGACATATTATCTGAAGTGCCTAAAGAGTTCaaattgtaaatataaatatacttcTTAATCTACACACTTCCTGCAGCACTGAGTGTGAAGAGGCAGGAAAGCAAATGTCTTCCACATGCCAGGCTCCATGCCAGGCACCTCACAGATCTTACCTCAGTTAATTCCCATACTAACTTgagctgctgctaagctgctaagtcacttcagttgtgtctgactctgtgcgaccccatagacggcagcccaccaggctcccccatccctgggattctccaggcaagaacactggagtgggttgccatttccttctccaatgcatgaaagtgaaaagtgaaagtgaagtcgctcagtcgtgtccgaccctcagcgaccccatggactgcagccttctaggctcgtccgtccatgggattttccaggcaggagtactggagtgggttgccattgccttctctgactaacTTGAGAGGGGGGACCTTATTCTCATACCCCGACTCAGCAGACAAGGATGTCAATGTTCCAAGAACTGTGTATCTTTCCCAAGACCCCAGAGCTAAAGGATGATGAGGCCAGGATCCCACCTCCACTGCTCCCTCATTTTAGTTTCAGCACGAGGGTTATCCCCTCCCCCTCGACTGTCTGCCACCCAGCTTtctggcaggaagagaaggagcttattttttttcagttcctcTACTTGATT contains:
- the PHGR1 gene encoding proline, histidine and glycine-rich protein 1, which encodes MEPRPQGHSHGHGHPPGPGHSHGGSTPLALGTTLALGTPLALGTLTLHVPTLDQGTVLEGATHLGPLGIPPAHITEEAEETRPKNGEHDLAWGLNQNLLFLINSLLEAIFYS